Proteins found in one Brachyspira murdochii DSM 12563 genomic segment:
- a CDS encoding HNH endonuclease signature motif containing protein: MRRDEKAYKRYKSKKWRAFRESFLKENPLCKNFEECHNFAEHVDHIKRIESEDDPLFYDKNNLQALCKRCHSRKTAKEDGAFGNKKKDY; encoded by the coding sequence ATGAGAAGAGATGAAAAAGCATATAAAAGATACAAAAGCAAAAAATGGCGTGCTTTTAGAGAAAGTTTTTTGAAAGAAAATCCGCTTTGCAAAAACTTTGAGGAATGCCATAACTTTGCTGAACATGTGGACCATATAAAAAGAATAGAAAGCGAAGATGATCCTCTGTTTTATGATAAAAATAATCTGCAGGCTTTATGCAAAAGGTGTCATAGCAGAAAAACAGCAAAAGAAGATGGAGCTTTTGGAAATAAAAAGAAAGATTATTAA
- a CDS encoding nucleotide modification associated domain-containing protein encodes MNKEDLIINECEELKNLLIKKNKDYGNSYDKTLHEYGISIGLIRIEDKLNRLKTLILSKEKPMVEESIIDTVFDIAGYAVLFSIYLKEQGSNKGGK; translated from the coding sequence ATGAATAAAGAAGATTTAATTATTAATGAATGTGAAGAGCTTAAAAACTTATTAATTAAGAAGAATAAAGATTATGGAAATAGTTATGATAAAACATTGCATGAGTACGGTATAAGCATAGGATTAATAAGAATAGAAGATAAATTAAACAGATTAAAAACTCTTATACTATCAAAAGAAAAGCCAATGGTAGAGGAAAGTATTATTGATACTGTATTTGATATAGCAGGCTATGCAGTTCTTTTTAGTATTTATCTAAAAGAACAAGGTAGTAATAAAGGAGGAAAGTGA
- a CDS encoding AAA family ATPase — protein sequence MMRIHKLQIADNGYCLQSYKKYLEELKKIARDGKDPKCTKCDEYGFLKVPDDLSFSGRRYSLPTMCDCVSDEKTKISEKIERIDNLIKTYNLVFGTLDNEITLDIFAKRFNQTELINSIKKYLNVGSTMSLYFRGKSGTGKTTMLKMLWQIYAINNIKVMYMKASHFEDLHKNLFNQNAKDKDMKAAIDKKIDNAKNADIIMIDDIDSVGFHYAIDGYYKIFDNIRSGEKTVILTSNKSYDDLLKSLNKKTDSEYMKGRLTSRLLNLKIIEIEMQKYKELITA from the coding sequence ATGATGCGTATTCACAAATTGCAAATTGCGGATAACGGATATTGTCTGCAAAGCTATAAAAAATATTTGGAAGAATTAAAAAAAATAGCAAGGGACGGAAAAGACCCAAAATGTACTAAATGTGATGAGTATGGATTTCTAAAAGTTCCAGATGATTTAAGTTTTTCAGGAAGACGATACAGTCTGCCTACTATGTGCGACTGTGTAAGCGATGAAAAAACTAAAATATCAGAAAAGATAGAAAGAATTGATAACCTTATAAAAACATATAATTTAGTATTCGGCACATTAGATAATGAAATAACTTTGGATATTTTTGCAAAAAGATTTAATCAAACTGAGCTGATTAATTCTATAAAAAAATATTTGAATGTAGGAAGTACAATGTCATTATATTTCAGAGGGAAGAGCGGAACAGGTAAAACTACAATGCTAAAAATGTTATGGCAGATATATGCTATTAATAACATCAAAGTAATGTATATGAAGGCTAGCCATTTTGAAGATTTGCATAAAAACTTATTTAATCAAAATGCTAAAGATAAAGATATGAAAGCTGCTATTGATAAAAAAATAGATAATGCCAAAAATGCAGATATTATTATGATAGATGATATTGACAGCGTAGGTTTTCATTATGCCATAGATGGATACTATAAAATATTTGATAATATAAGAAGCGGAGAAAAAACTGTGATACTGACATCAAATAAAAGCTATGATGATTTATTAAAGAGTTTGAATAAAAAAACTGATTCTGAATATATGAAAGGCAGACTTACAAGCAGACTATTAAACTTGAAAATTATAGAAATAGAAATGCAGAAGTATAAAGAATTAATAACTGCTTAA
- a CDS encoding ATP-dependent helicase, with protein MALMLNEEQRQAVEHINGPLLALAGAGSGKTRVITERIAYLIKHGVLPSQILAVTFTNKAASEMRERITKLLKEKPKQLVVSTFHSFCVRVLKGDIEKLGYKSNFSIYSSSDSRTLIRNILREIKINTLNYDENLFAWYIDRFKNNLMKPYEVEPHDDLEKQAKRVYEVYQNYLKGYNAVDFNDLINLTIDLYIEFPEVLNKYQERFRYIMVDEYQDTNFAQYKLTSLLASKYRNIAVVGDDDQSIYAFRGADVSNILSFENEYPDAKIVTLTKNYRSTKAILEAAHSVISNNTQRKNKEVVAEGDEGIPPTIMPCEDEREEAQFVADSIINYSISKRLNYEDFAVLFRMNAQSRLFEEAFRLRGLPYTVVGAFQFYERKEIKDILAYLNLFVNPEDEVSLLRVINIPKRGIGAVAINNLNEASIKNGVSLYQTLLNYESMEDISPKAKAGIKDFLEIIEHYHNLFTVDKNDIERPKLYENINKFLDVIAYHNEILNSSDTKEQGAKKMENVESLMNGILEYEKSNKNATLKNYLDRILLMSIEEQNDDEEKKKGIMLMSIHAAKGLEFPYVYICGMEDGIMPHHKSSSDEMGIEEERRLCYVAMTRAKKHLTLTYCRSRTKMGKKVECTPSIFLEEMSENLPEEMSMNEEEFFSNLKASLKPENK; from the coding sequence ATGGCATTAATGTTAAATGAAGAACAAAGACAGGCAGTAGAACATATAAACGGTCCGTTGCTTGCATTAGCAGGAGCTGGAAGCGGAAAAACTAGAGTTATCACAGAGAGAATAGCATATTTAATAAAACATGGAGTGCTTCCTAGTCAGATACTTGCTGTTACATTCACAAATAAAGCAGCTTCAGAGATGCGTGAACGTATAACAAAACTATTAAAAGAAAAACCTAAACAATTAGTAGTAAGCACATTTCACTCATTCTGTGTTAGGGTGTTAAAAGGTGATATTGAAAAATTGGGATATAAAAGTAATTTCAGTATATATTCTTCATCTGACAGCAGAACTCTTATACGTAATATTTTGAGAGAAATAAAGATTAATACTCTCAATTATGATGAAAATTTATTTGCTTGGTATATTGATAGATTTAAAAATAATTTGATGAAGCCTTATGAGGTAGAGCCTCATGATGATCTCGAGAAACAAGCAAAGAGAGTGTACGAAGTTTATCAGAATTATTTGAAAGGATATAACGCTGTTGATTTTAATGATCTTATCAACCTCACAATAGATTTATATATAGAGTTCCCAGAAGTTCTGAATAAATATCAGGAAAGATTCAGATATATTATGGTTGATGAATATCAGGACACTAATTTTGCACAATATAAACTTACAAGTCTTTTAGCATCAAAATACAGAAATATTGCTGTAGTAGGTGATGATGACCAGAGTATATATGCATTCAGAGGTGCTGATGTATCAAATATACTTTCTTTTGAGAATGAGTATCCTGATGCTAAAATAGTAACTCTTACAAAAAACTACAGAAGTACAAAGGCTATACTTGAAGCAGCACATTCTGTAATAAGCAATAATACTCAAAGAAAAAATAAAGAGGTAGTTGCAGAAGGTGATGAAGGAATACCTCCTACAATAATGCCATGCGAAGATGAAAGAGAAGAGGCTCAGTTTGTAGCAGATTCTATTATTAATTATTCTATAAGCAAAAGATTAAATTATGAAGACTTTGCTGTTCTTTTTAGAATGAATGCTCAGTCGAGACTTTTTGAAGAGGCTTTTAGACTTAGAGGACTTCCTTATACAGTAGTCGGAGCTTTTCAATTTTATGAACGTAAAGAGATTAAAGACATATTAGCATATCTTAATTTGTTTGTTAATCCTGAAGATGAAGTTTCTCTGCTTAGAGTTATAAATATACCTAAAAGAGGAATAGGGGCGGTTGCTATAAATAATCTTAATGAAGCTAGTATAAAAAATGGTGTTTCATTATATCAGACTTTGCTTAATTATGAAAGTATGGAAGATATTTCTCCTAAAGCAAAAGCTGGTATAAAAGATTTTCTTGAGATTATAGAGCATTATCATAATTTATTTACAGTTGATAAAAACGATATTGAACGTCCTAAACTATACGAAAACATAAATAAGTTTTTAGATGTTATAGCATATCATAATGAAATCTTAAACTCTAGCGATACCAAAGAGCAGGGGGCAAAAAAAATGGAGAATGTTGAGTCCCTCATGAACGGCATACTTGAATATGAGAAATCTAATAAAAATGCTACTTTAAAAAATTATTTGGACAGAATACTTCTTATGAGTATAGAGGAGCAAAATGATGATGAGGAAAAAAAGAAAGGCATTATGCTTATGAGTATACATGCTGCTAAAGGGCTTGAGTTTCCTTATGTTTATATATGCGGTATGGAGGATGGTATTATGCCGCATCATAAAAGTTCATCTGATGAAATGGGAATAGAAGAAGAAAGGCGTCTTTGTTATGTTGCTATGACAAGGGCTAAAAAGCATTTAACTCTTACATACTGCAGAAGCAGAACAAAAATGGGAAAAAAAGTAGAATGCACTCCTTCAATATTTTTAGAAGAGATGAGTGAAAATTTGCCTGAGGAAATGTCTATGAATGAAGAGGAGTTTTTCTCAAACTTAAAAGCTTCATTAAAACCAGAAAATAAATAG
- a CDS encoding ABC transporter ATP-binding protein — protein MSGNIIVSLKNINVSYEENSILENLSLDIKDKEFLTLLGPSGCGKTTILRTIAGFIKPDSGEVLFDGKVINDTPPYKREVNTVFQRYALFPHLNVFENIAFGLNLKKVPKSEIKERVYQMLKMVNLENYGNRNIARLSGGQQQRVAIARALINKPRVLLLDEPLGALDLKLRKEMQIELKKIQQSLEITFVYVTHDQEEALTMSDTVAVMKDGEILQIGTPEDIYNEPKNAFIADFIGESNIIDGIMHDDYIVEFAGYVFDCVDKGFEKLEKVDVVIRPEDIIVVPPESANISGLVESAIFKGVHFEMILDAHGYKWIIHSTEKWEAGTEIGIDVAKENIHIMKKTAKEVII, from the coding sequence ATGAGCGGTAATATTATCGTGTCTTTAAAAAATATCAATGTTTCATATGAAGAAAACTCCATATTAGAAAACTTAAGTCTTGATATAAAAGATAAAGAATTTTTAACTCTTTTAGGTCCATCAGGCTGCGGAAAAACTACCATACTAAGAACTATAGCAGGTTTTATAAAGCCTGATTCTGGAGAGGTTCTTTTTGACGGCAAAGTTATAAATGATACTCCTCCTTATAAAAGAGAAGTTAATACTGTTTTTCAGCGTTATGCATTATTTCCTCATCTTAATGTATTTGAAAATATAGCATTCGGACTTAATCTTAAAAAAGTTCCTAAATCAGAAATTAAAGAGAGAGTTTATCAGATGCTAAAAATGGTAAACTTAGAAAATTACGGAAATAGAAATATAGCAAGACTTTCAGGCGGTCAGCAGCAGAGAGTAGCTATTGCAAGGGCATTAATTAATAAGCCTAGAGTTTTACTTCTTGATGAACCTTTGGGGGCATTGGATTTAAAACTCAGAAAAGAAATGCAGATAGAGTTAAAAAAGATTCAGCAGTCATTAGAAATTACTTTTGTATATGTAACTCATGATCAAGAAGAGGCTCTCACTATGAGCGATACAGTTGCTGTTATGAAAGACGGAGAAATACTTCAGATTGGCACTCCTGAAGATATATATAATGAGCCTAAGAATGCATTTATAGCAGATTTTATAGGCGAGAGTAATATTATAGATGGTATTATGCATGATGATTATATTGTAGAGTTTGCTGGGTATGTATTTGACTGTGTAGATAAGGGTTTTGAAAAGTTAGAAAAAGTTGATGTTGTTATACGTCCTGAAGATATAATAGTAGTACCTCCTGAAAGTGCTAATATATCTGGTTTGGTGGAATCTGCTATATTTAAGGGTGTGCATTTTGAAATGATACTCGATGCCCATGGTTATAAATGGATAATACATTCTACAGAAAAATGGGAGGCTGGCACTGAAATAGGAATTGATGTTGCAAAAGAAAATATTCATATAATGAAAAAAACAGCTAAAGAGGTGATAATATGA
- a CDS encoding ABC transporter permease has protein sequence MKTKIPAVPYLIWTLVFVLVPLFLVIYFAFTNQKGDFTLDNFANAASFTPVIVRSVILAAVSTLICLILAYPLSYYISRQEKTIQHALIMLVMLPMWMNFLLRTYAWMTILENNGLINRALLFMGLSPVKLINTQAAVLIGMVYNYLPFMILPLYSVMTKIHSSLIEASQDLGANSFNVFTKIIFPLSIPGMAAGVTMVFVAAVSTFVISRMLGGGSNILIGDLIEMQFLGMSYNPNLGSAVSLVLIVISLCAIALMQQIYEDDDGMFL, from the coding sequence ATGAAAACAAAAATACCTGCAGTACCTTATTTGATTTGGACATTAGTTTTTGTATTAGTTCCTCTTTTTCTAGTTATATATTTTGCTTTTACAAATCAGAAAGGTGATTTTACATTAGACAATTTTGCTAATGCTGCTTCTTTTACTCCAGTTATAGTGCGTTCTGTTATACTTGCAGCTGTTTCTACTTTAATATGCTTAATACTTGCCTATCCTTTATCATATTATATATCAAGGCAGGAGAAAACTATTCAGCATGCCCTTATAATGCTTGTAATGCTTCCTATGTGGATGAACTTTCTTCTTAGAACTTATGCTTGGATGACTATACTTGAAAACAATGGACTTATCAATAGAGCTTTGCTTTTTATGGGGCTTTCTCCAGTAAAACTTATTAATACTCAGGCAGCAGTTTTAATAGGTATGGTTTATAACTATCTTCCCTTTATGATACTTCCTCTTTACTCTGTAATGACAAAGATACATAGCAGTTTGATAGAGGCTTCTCAGGATTTGGGTGCTAATTCTTTTAATGTATTTACTAAAATAATTTTTCCATTAAGTATTCCGGGTATGGCGGCAGGCGTTACAATGGTATTTGTGGCGGCAGTTAGTACATTTGTTATTTCGCGTATGCTTGGAGGAGGATCTAATATACTTATAGGCGATTTGATAGAGATGCAGTTTTTAGGAATGTCTTATAATCCTAATTTGGGTTCTGCTGTAAGTTTGGTATTAATAGTAATATCTTTATGTGCTATTGCTCTTATGCAGCAGATATATGAAGATGATGATGGTATGTTTTTGTAA
- a CDS encoding ABC transporter permease, with amino-acid sequence MIKKILSRGYIAFIFLFLYAPIAILIFFSFNKARGRGVFTGFTLNWYKELFSNDLILSSFVNTLIVASVSSILATILGTMAAIGINSFNKKMKSAVMGITYISIINPEIVTGISLMLLFVIMKLKFGFTTLILAHITFNVPYVILNVLPKLRQQDNSLYEAALDLGCTPSQAFWKVVIPDILPGILAGFLMALTYSLDDFVVSYFTSGITSQTLPITIYSMTRKRVSPEINAISTVIFIVVLVSLVIMNLKEIKKEKYLIQLKRKRSK; translated from the coding sequence ATGATAAAGAAAATTCTCTCAAGAGGCTATATTGCTTTTATATTTCTATTTTTATATGCTCCTATAGCTATACTCATTTTCTTTTCATTTAATAAAGCTAGAGGGAGAGGTGTATTTACTGGATTTACTTTGAATTGGTATAAAGAGCTTTTTTCTAATGATTTGATATTAAGTTCATTTGTTAATACTTTAATAGTAGCTTCTGTATCTTCTATACTAGCTACTATACTTGGTACTATGGCCGCTATTGGAATAAACAGTTTTAATAAAAAAATGAAAAGTGCTGTTATGGGCATTACCTATATATCTATAATAAACCCAGAAATAGTAACTGGTATATCTTTAATGCTTTTATTTGTTATAATGAAATTAAAATTCGGTTTTACAACTTTGATACTTGCTCATATAACTTTTAATGTTCCTTATGTTATACTTAATGTACTTCCAAAATTAAGACAGCAGGATAATAGTTTGTATGAGGCGGCTTTGGATTTGGGATGCACTCCTTCTCAGGCATTTTGGAAAGTGGTGATACCTGATATACTTCCGGGTATACTTGCTGGTTTTTTAATGGCTTTAACTTATTCATTAGATGATTTTGTTGTAAGTTATTTTACTTCTGGAATTACTTCGCAGACTTTGCCTATAACTATTTATTCTATGACTAGAAAGCGTGTAAGTCCGGAGATTAATGCTATATCTACTGTTATATTTATAGTTGTGCTTGTAAGTTTAGTTATAATGAATTTGAAAGAGATAAAAAAAGAAAAATATTTGATTCAGCTAAAAAGAAAAAGAAGTAAATAA
- a CDS encoding ABC transporter substrate-binding protein, with protein sequence MKKKVFAVLMLIALSASAQTVDLSVFDTNYYHKYKGQNLSVNVYNWGEYISDGSDGSLDVNKTFEELTGIKVNYSTFASNEEMYVKLKVGGIQYDVIIPSDYMIERLINEKLIQKLNYNNIPAHTNIANRFKNLPFDPTGEYSLAYTWGVTGIVYNRQMVTENEADIDWDILFDKKYKGQILMYYNPRDAFAIAQAYLGYSLNTTNETELRECARLLKEQKPLVQSYVMDEIYDKMEAGEAALGVYYAGDSLSMMASNHDLNFVIPKKGANLFVDSICIPSNSGSPELAEMYINFLCEPQIALANIEYINYASPNDGAIAIMSSETKNNKIIYPNQETLDNCEVYITLPDDTNILMEDLWNEILSNDNAYKGWVIPVALGVIVVLCAVIIILRKMKKREN encoded by the coding sequence ATGAAAAAAAAAGTTTTTGCTGTTTTAATGTTAATTGCCTTATCAGCAAGTGCTCAAACTGTTGACCTTAGCGTCTTTGATACTAATTATTACCATAAGTATAAAGGACAAAATCTATCGGTTAATGTTTATAACTGGGGCGAGTATATATCTGACGGTTCTGACGGCTCTCTTGATGTAAATAAAACTTTTGAGGAGCTTACTGGAATAAAAGTTAACTACTCCACTTTTGCCTCTAATGAAGAGATGTATGTAAAATTAAAAGTAGGAGGTATTCAGTATGATGTTATTATACCTTCAGACTATATGATAGAAAGACTTATTAATGAAAAATTAATTCAGAAATTAAATTATAATAATATACCAGCTCATACCAATATAGCTAATAGATTTAAAAACCTTCCTTTTGATCCTACAGGTGAGTATTCTTTAGCTTATACTTGGGGAGTAACTGGAATAGTTTATAATAGACAAATGGTAACTGAAAATGAAGCTGATATAGATTGGGATATACTTTTTGATAAAAAATATAAAGGTCAGATACTTATGTATTATAACCCTAGAGATGCTTTTGCAATAGCTCAGGCTTATTTAGGTTATTCGTTAAATACTACTAATGAAACAGAATTAAGAGAATGTGCAAGACTATTAAAAGAACAAAAACCTTTGGTACAGTCTTATGTAATGGACGAAATATACGACAAAATGGAAGCGGGTGAGGCAGCCCTTGGTGTTTATTATGCGGGTGATTCTCTTTCTATGATGGCAAGCAATCATGATTTAAATTTTGTTATACCTAAAAAAGGTGCTAATTTATTTGTAGATTCTATATGCATACCTTCAAACTCAGGTTCTCCGGAATTGGCTGAAATGTATATTAATTTCCTTTGCGAGCCTCAAATAGCTTTGGCTAATATAGAATATATTAATTATGCATCTCCTAATGACGGAGCTATCGCTATAATGAGCAGCGAAACTAAAAATAATAAAATAATATATCCAAATCAGGAAACTTTAGATAACTGCGAAGTTTATATAACATTGCCTGATGATACTAATATATTAATGGAAGATTTATGGAATGAAATACTTTCTAATGATAATGCTTATAAAGGATGGGTAATACCTGTTGCTTTGGGTGTTATAGTAGTTCTTTGTGCTGTTATAATAATACTTCGTAAAATGAAAAAAAGGGAAAATTAA
- a CDS encoding TetR/AcrR family transcriptional regulator, whose translation MNNIVTSKEDILKASRELIKRKGLNAINMRSVADEANIAVGSIYNYFKSKEELTIAVIVSVWADIFHSSDICLESDSFIDSIDSIFKILEKGEKKYPHFFALHSTIIFGKNKDKGVNVMMNMIKHIKDSMYKTIINDKNIREYAFNDNLSAEKFIDIIFSFIMDSMIKGNYDSSSIKEIIKRTIY comes from the coding sequence ATGAATAATATTGTAACTTCAAAAGAAGATATACTAAAAGCGAGCAGAGAATTAATAAAAAGAAAAGGACTTAATGCTATTAATATGCGTTCTGTTGCTGATGAGGCTAATATTGCTGTAGGATCTATTTATAATTATTTTAAGTCAAAAGAAGAGCTGACTATTGCAGTTATTGTAAGCGTATGGGCTGATATATTTCATTCTTCGGATATTTGTCTGGAGTCTGATAGTTTTATTGACAGTATAGATTCCATTTTTAAAATTTTAGAAAAAGGGGAGAAAAAATACCCTCATTTTTTTGCTTTGCATTCTACTATAATATTTGGAAAAAATAAGGATAAGGGTGTAAATGTAATGATGAATATGATAAAGCATATTAAAGATAGTATGTACAAAACTATTATAAATGATAAAAATATAAGAGAATATGCTTTTAATGATAATCTTAGTGCTGAAAAGTTTATAGATATAATATTTTCATTTATAATGGATTCTATGATAAAGGGAAATTATGATAGTTCTTCTATAAAAGAGATTATTAAGAGGACTATTTATTGA
- a CDS encoding ABC transporter ATP-binding protein/permease → MINKRLIALMGYAKKYIAWHVIIQLVNLALNITAVFFMADIIQKASNGNITKEDIIKLCIAIFVIIVLRFRFTVLMSKMSYYASGRVKQTLIEKIYSKLLTLGSRYKEKFSTSEIVQISMEGVDQLETYFGRYLPQFFYSMIAPIVLFAVLSTISIKSAVILLICVPLIPISIIAIVKIAKRILKKYWGSYSDLGEMFLEDVQGLTTLKIYKADENKNKEMNIEAEKFRIATMNLLFMQLNSTTIMDIIAYGGAALGVIISVLEYMKGNINIAGTFTIIMLSAEFFIPLRLLGSFFHIAMNGISASDKMFEILDMKDDDKRVNKINKNNEEITFKDVSFAYNEDKTILKDINMTIKEKSFVSIVGISGSGKSTIAGIISLRNENYKGSVKIGDIEISTIDKDDLYKRIVVVDHNSYLFEGTVYDNLKMAGDNITENQMNEVLKKVELYDFLQSEDGLNTKIMEKAANLSGGQKQRLALARAILLKGDIYIFDEATSNVDVESEESIMKVIRDIAKEKTVILISHRLYNSMLSDKIYFLKDGVIKEEGTHNELMNINGEYAKVFNEQTNLESITKGDSLRIAI, encoded by the coding sequence ATGATTAATAAAAGGCTTATTGCTTTGATGGGATATGCCAAAAAATATATAGCTTGGCATGTTATAATACAGCTTGTTAATCTGGCACTTAATATAACAGCCGTATTTTTTATGGCTGATATTATACAAAAGGCTTCTAATGGAAATATAACAAAAGAAGATATTATAAAGTTATGCATAGCTATTTTTGTAATAATAGTATTAAGATTCAGATTTACTGTTTTAATGTCAAAAATGTCATACTATGCTTCTGGAAGAGTTAAGCAGACTTTAATAGAAAAAATATATTCAAAACTACTCACACTTGGAAGCAGATATAAAGAAAAATTTTCTACAAGCGAAATAGTGCAAATATCTATGGAGGGAGTTGATCAGTTAGAAACTTATTTTGGAAGATATTTGCCTCAGTTTTTTTATAGTATGATAGCTCCTATAGTGCTTTTTGCTGTGCTTTCTACTATAAGTATAAAGTCAGCTGTTATACTTTTAATATGTGTTCCTCTAATACCTATATCAATTATTGCTATAGTAAAAATTGCTAAAAGAATACTAAAAAAATATTGGGGAAGCTACAGCGATTTGGGAGAGATGTTTTTAGAAGATGTACAGGGACTTACTACTTTAAAAATATATAAAGCTGATGAAAATAAGAATAAAGAGATGAATATAGAAGCTGAAAAGTTTAGAATTGCTACTATGAATCTTTTATTTATGCAGCTTAATTCTACAACTATAATGGATATAATAGCATATGGCGGTGCTGCTTTGGGAGTTATAATTTCTGTACTTGAATATATGAAAGGAAATATTAATATTGCCGGCACATTTACTATAATAATGCTTTCTGCCGAGTTTTTTATTCCATTAAGACTTTTAGGTTCATTCTTTCACATTGCTATGAATGGAATATCTGCAAGCGATAAGATGTTTGAAATACTTGATATGAAAGATGATGATAAAAGAGTAAATAAAATTAATAAAAATAATGAAGAGATTACTTTTAAAGATGTTAGTTTTGCATACAATGAAGATAAAACTATATTAAAAGATATTAATATGACTATAAAAGAAAAATCATTTGTTTCTATAGTTGGTATTTCAGGTTCTGGAAAAAGCACTATTGCTGGGATTATATCATTAAGAAATGAAAATTATAAAGGCTCTGTTAAGATTGGAGATATAGAAATTTCTACGATAGATAAAGATGATTTATACAAAAGAATAGTTGTAGTTGATCATAACAGTTATTTATTTGAAGGCACTGTATATGATAATTTAAAAATGGCTGGAGATAATATAACAGAAAATCAGATGAATGAGGTATTAAAAAAAGTTGAGCTTTATGATTTTTTACAGTCTGAAGACGGACTTAATACAAAGATAATGGAAAAGGCTGCAAATTTATCTGGAGGACAGAAACAGAGATTGGCATTAGCAAGGGCTATACTTCTTAAAGGGGACATATATATATTTGATGAAGCTACTTCTAATGTTGATGTTGAAAGTGAAGAGAGTATTATGAAAGTGATAAGAGATATTGCCAAAGAAAAAACTGTTATATTAATATCTCATAGGCTTTATAACTCTATGCTTTCAGATAAAATATACTTCTTAAAAGACGGAGTGATAAAAGAAGAAGGTACACATAATGAGTTAATGAATATAAATGGAGAGTATGCTAAAGTTTTTAATGAGCAGACCAATTTAGAGAGCATAACAAAAGGAGATAGTTTAAGAATAGCTATATAA